The window aaaataaaataaattcatacttCATTCTTAATtataagaattttttctttttaaaaaccatccTGGGGCAGCTACACAATGTGCACTTTTAGCTGTGATGTCCTATGACCGATACTTGGCAATCTGTGACCCCATGCACTACCCTCTCATCATGACTTGGAAAGCATGTGGCCACTTGGCCTTAGGGTGCTGGGTCAGTGTTCTTCTAATATCCTTAGTGGATACTACATTCACACTATGTCTCCCCTACCAAGGAGACAATAGGATTGCCCATTTCTTTTGTGAGGCTCCAGCAATCTTAGCCTTGGCATCTGGAGATAACTACAGATCACAGATGGTCATTTTCCTTGTGGGTGTGGTGATTCTTCTTGTACCTGTATCCCTAATCCTCATCTCCTATGGCTTTATCATTGTGACTGTCATCAGGATGAAGACAACTTCAGGGAGGCTCAAGGTATTTTCTACCTGTGGCTCCCACCTTCTTGTGGTTATCCTTTTTTATGGATCAGGAATCATGATTTATGTGACACCCATGTCATCCAAAGAGCAAGGGAAATTGGTGTCTGTGTTGTATGCTGTGGTAAACCCCATGCTTAACCCTCTCATCTACAGCCTGAGGAACAAAGATGTTAAGAGGGCCCAAGCACTATCCTGGAGATAATGATTCTCTTCTTACAATTTCATTCATTAGTATATCATAGTTCCGAAATTTGGTCTAACAACTCTCCTTCTCCCGTTACTTCTACAAGGAGGAACTGCATTCCCCTTTATGTTGATGGTTGACAGTGGGGAATACATGTTAgtattgttttataattttacataaaaCATTTGTGTATTATACACTTGCAGTACATCCCAGGTATAGAAAGTCATGATGCCATCTATCACTTAGGACAATTGGATGGACCTATGTTATTATGGAGAACCTGGGAATGGGCCTTATTAATAAAGAGTTATCATAACTCCTGGACATTCTGCACTAGATTTTGGGAGTATGGAGAAATGTGTGATGAAAAGATTCTTGgaaagcagaggagggagagggaaacatTAGAAAATATAGCAGTGATCaataaaaaaaaagccttatcTGATCTTGGACAACTGTTAATATAAATATGGTATCCAAAATATGTGAAGTAGGATCATATCAAAAGagttgttttctgttttgaatACACTAGCTGGAatttagtagatgcttaataaattcctcttgatttattgatttgacTTGGCAAAGCTGGAATAGATCTG is drawn from Dromiciops gliroides isolate mDroGli1 chromosome 2, mDroGli1.pri, whole genome shotgun sequence and contains these coding sequences:
- the LOC122739008 gene encoding olfactory receptor 2D2-like; the encoded protein is MIEGQKLVKRSPKFLSNKEFLLFISIISFQLFLFLLDAATQCALLAVMSYDRYLAICDPMHYPLIMTWKACGHLALGCWVSVLLISLVDTTFTLCLPYQGDNRIAHFFCEAPAILALASGDNYRSQMVIFLVGVVILLVPVSLILISYGFIIVTVIRMKTTSGRLKVFSTCGSHLLVVILFYGSGIMIYVTPMSSKEQGKLVSVLYAVVNPMLNPLIYSLRNKDVKRAQALSWR